The following proteins come from a genomic window of Heyndrickxia acidicola:
- a CDS encoding class I SAM-dependent methyltransferase: MGREFNQLFDEWSHSYDETVNGNDPEYEEVFEDYDIILSKVAEKAGGTVIEFGVGTGNLTQRLVERGLKVIGIEPNEKMRSIAGGKLPDVTIIDGDFQDFQVNIPVHTLVSTYAFHHLTDEEKGIAIREYSRLLPENGRIIFADTIFETEEAKKQMIRESEERGFTRLAEDLQREYYTTIAVLQNILIENGFNATFTKLNRFVWLLDAVKEGRD, encoded by the coding sequence GTGGGCAGAGAGTTTAATCAGCTTTTTGATGAATGGTCTCATTCTTATGATGAAACTGTTAATGGAAATGATCCAGAATATGAAGAAGTATTCGAAGATTATGATATAATTTTATCGAAGGTAGCCGAAAAGGCAGGCGGTACGGTTATCGAATTTGGAGTCGGTACAGGCAACCTTACTCAAAGGCTCGTGGAAAGAGGATTAAAGGTTATCGGGATTGAACCCAATGAAAAAATGAGAAGTATCGCAGGCGGAAAGCTGCCCGATGTTACAATAATAGATGGAGATTTTCAGGACTTCCAAGTGAATATTCCTGTGCACACGCTTGTCAGCACATATGCATTCCACCATTTAACAGATGAAGAAAAAGGAATAGCCATAAGGGAATACAGCAGGCTGCTTCCTGAGAATGGACGAATCATTTTTGCTGACACCATTTTTGAAACAGAGGAAGCAAAGAAACAAATGATTCGGGAATCAGAGGAAAGAGGATTTACGAGACTGGCAGAAGATTTACAGAGAGAATATTATACGACTATAGCAGTCTTGCAAAATATATTGATAGAAAATGGGTTCAATGCAACTTTTACAAAATTAAATCGATTTGTATGGCTGCTGGATGCAGTAAAAGAAGGGAGAGATTAA
- a CDS encoding MATE family efflux transporter, producing MAAFLIPLILSNALQSIGQLVGSIVVGRSLGVNALAALSAFFPLFFLLVSFAIGVGSGSSILIGQAFGARNEERLKAIVGTTLSFTFLLGLVLAVLGGTFTTDLLRLIGTPVNILPTSVHYARILFWSMPFMFLYFAYTTFLRGTGDSKTPFYFLIVSTALNLILLPLLIFGWMGFPKLGIYGAAYASVISTILTFIILIFYLRIKRNPLQFDASVRKHLRMEGQLLKLLLRLSIPASINMILVSLSEIAVISFVNHYGSDATAAYGAVNQVASYVQTPAISLGIAVSIFAAQSIGANQFDRLKKVIHAGVALNYIIGGVLIVLVYLFSKDILAWFITNQLTLDIAQQLLMITLWSYLIFGNTQIIGATMRASGTVLWPTIFSVISIWLVEVPIAYILSFHTTLGIKGIWIGYPAAFIVSLMLQYGYYQWVWKKKRITRMVS from the coding sequence ATGGCCGCTTTTTTAATTCCGCTGATCCTCAGCAATGCCTTACAGTCAATCGGCCAGCTGGTCGGCAGTATCGTGGTCGGCCGTTCACTTGGTGTAAATGCTTTGGCTGCCCTCTCTGCCTTCTTTCCTCTGTTTTTTCTGCTCGTTTCCTTTGCTATTGGGGTAGGGTCCGGCAGCTCTATATTGATAGGTCAGGCATTTGGAGCCCGTAATGAAGAACGCTTGAAAGCCATTGTTGGTACCACCCTCTCCTTCACTTTTTTACTGGGCTTGGTACTTGCAGTGCTGGGGGGGACCTTTACCACAGACCTGCTGCGCCTGATCGGCACCCCTGTGAATATTCTTCCGACTAGTGTTCATTATGCACGAATTTTATTTTGGTCTATGCCTTTTATGTTTTTGTATTTTGCGTACACCACATTCCTTAGGGGTACAGGGGATTCCAAAACGCCTTTCTATTTTCTCATTGTCAGTACGGCGCTTAATCTAATTCTGCTTCCATTGCTCATATTCGGATGGATGGGCTTTCCGAAGCTAGGTATATACGGCGCCGCATATGCATCTGTGATCTCGACGATTTTGACCTTTATTATTTTAATCTTCTACCTCCGCATAAAGCGCAACCCTCTCCAGTTTGATGCATCGGTCCGGAAGCATTTGCGAATGGAGGGCCAGTTGCTCAAGCTTTTACTGAGACTGTCAATTCCTGCAAGCATTAACATGATTCTAGTTTCATTATCAGAGATTGCTGTCATCAGTTTTGTTAATCATTACGGATCAGATGCAACTGCAGCCTATGGGGCTGTCAACCAGGTAGCAAGCTATGTCCAAACACCGGCAATCAGTCTTGGAATCGCGGTCTCTATCTTTGCTGCACAGTCCATTGGTGCCAATCAATTTGATAGGTTAAAAAAGGTTATTCATGCAGGAGTGGCTTTAAATTATATTATTGGCGGGGTGCTCATCGTACTTGTCTACCTGTTCTCAAAAGACATTCTTGCGTGGTTTATAACGAACCAGCTTACCCTTGATATCGCCCAACAGCTTTTAATGATTACTTTATGGAGCTATCTTATCTTTGGAAATACGCAAATCATCGGGGCTACCATGCGGGCGAGCGGTACTGTGTTATGGCCAACAATTTTTAGTGTTATCTCCATTTGGCTTGTTGAGGTTCCTATTGCGTATATCCTGTCTTTTCACACCACTCTCGGTATTAAAGGTATCTGGATTGGTTATCCCGCTGCCTTTATTGTGAGCCTCATGCTGCAATATGGGTATTATCAATGGGTTTGGAAGAAAAAGCGAATTACACGCATGGTAAGTTAA
- a CDS encoding S-ribosylhomocysteine lyase, with translation MTEQKKMNVESFNLDHTKVKAPYVRLAGVKEGIKGDVIHKYDVRFCQPNKEHMEMPALHSLEHLMAELSRNHSDKIVDISPMGCQTGFYVSLINHDDYEDVLALLEKTLKDVQEATEVPACNEVQCGWAASHSLEGAKELAAKMLSKRDEWKEIFA, from the coding sequence ATGACTGAACAAAAGAAAATGAACGTAGAAAGCTTTAATTTAGACCATACAAAGGTAAAAGCGCCTTATGTCCGCCTTGCAGGAGTAAAAGAGGGGATAAAGGGAGATGTTATTCATAAGTATGATGTCCGCTTTTGCCAGCCGAACAAAGAGCATATGGAAATGCCTGCCCTTCATTCACTTGAGCACTTAATGGCGGAGCTAAGCAGAAACCATTCAGACAAAATCGTTGACATCAGCCCAATGGGATGCCAAACTGGTTTCTACGTCTCTTTAATCAATCACGATGATTATGAGGATGTTCTGGCCTTATTAGAAAAAACGTTGAAAGATGTTCAGGAAGCAACGGAAGTTCCTGCATGCAATGAGGTTCAATGCGGATGGGCAGCAAGCCACAGCCTTGAAGGCGCTAAAGAACTGGCAGCCAAAATGCTTTCAAAACGTGATGAGTGGAAGGAAATTTTTGCTTAA
- a CDS encoding transporter substrate-binding domain-containing protein, producing MRKNTAILSILVLLISILSACAKKEQLPGGAKLIHKNELVFTASGEFKPFSYVKKDMTMTGFDVEVGDAIAKDLGLKPVPKRITFKGIVESVKSGRADIAVASHTITPQRAEQVLFSTPYYYSGPQIFTRPNSSIQSISDLKGKEVAAAKGSTYADLAMKYTNNVKVYDSDITALEALSSGRHDAVITDFVTGKTAIKDGIKVKGKQLIERSEQAVVVPKDNPGLLKLVNKALEDLRKNGTLRKISMKYFGQDITSKPKN from the coding sequence ATGAGGAAAAATACAGCCATACTAAGCATTTTAGTGCTTCTCATTAGCATTTTATCTGCCTGTGCTAAAAAAGAACAGCTTCCAGGCGGAGCTAAGCTTATACATAAAAATGAACTTGTTTTCACTGCCTCAGGTGAGTTCAAGCCATTTAGTTATGTAAAAAAAGATATGACCATGACAGGATTCGATGTAGAGGTTGGAGATGCCATCGCTAAAGATCTCGGCCTGAAACCTGTACCGAAGAGAATTACTTTTAAAGGCATTGTTGAGTCAGTTAAATCCGGCAGGGCCGATATTGCGGTTGCCAGCCATACAATTACACCGCAACGGGCAGAACAAGTACTTTTTTCAACGCCCTACTACTATTCCGGTCCCCAAATTTTCACACGGCCTAACAGCAGTATACAATCAATCAGTGATTTAAAGGGCAAAGAAGTGGCAGCAGCAAAAGGATCGACTTACGCAGATTTGGCAATGAAATATACCAATAATGTGAAGGTGTATGATAGCGACATTACAGCTTTGGAAGCCTTGAGCTCTGGAAGGCATGATGCTGTTATTACTGACTTTGTTACCGGAAAAACAGCCATTAAAGATGGCATTAAAGTAAAAGGTAAACAGCTTATTGAGCGCAGCGAACAGGCGGTTGTCGTTCCTAAAGATAATCCCGGCCTTCTTAAATTGGTCAATAAAGCACTCGAGGATTTAAGAAAAAACGGGACTTTAAGGAAAATCAGCATGAAGTATTTTGGACAAGACATCACCTCCAAGCCTAAAAATTAA
- a CDS encoding amino acid ABC transporter permease: MLFILPNIQHVLNVLGSSKGVFLHAMLLTFELTIVSILIGIIIGLIFALLKLSNVKPLGYISDIYIYLVRGTPLIVQIFILYFGISGIFLIPDFWAAALALAFHNGAYIAEIFRGTIQSIDKGQMEAGRSLGMTKAMTMRRIILPQAFRRALPPLGNQFIIGLKDSSLAAFISMNELFNVATTLGSNNFDEMTYLIIVAIYYLILVAILTIVVKVLETRLTVSDR, translated from the coding sequence ATGTTATTCATTTTGCCTAATATCCAGCACGTTTTAAATGTACTGGGAAGCAGTAAAGGAGTATTTCTCCATGCTATGCTGCTTACCTTTGAGCTGACGATTGTCTCTATATTAATCGGAATTATAATTGGCCTCATCTTTGCATTATTAAAGCTTTCAAATGTGAAACCTCTTGGATACATATCCGATATTTATATTTACCTGGTCAGGGGAACTCCTTTAATAGTCCAGATTTTCATATTATATTTCGGCATAAGCGGCATTTTTCTCATCCCTGATTTCTGGGCAGCAGCACTGGCTTTAGCCTTTCACAACGGTGCATATATTGCAGAAATTTTCCGCGGAACGATTCAGTCGATTGATAAAGGGCAAATGGAAGCCGGCCGTTCTCTGGGAATGACCAAGGCGATGACGATGCGTCGTATCATTCTTCCCCAAGCATTTCGCCGTGCCCTCCCCCCTCTTGGCAATCAGTTCATTATCGGTCTTAAGGATTCATCTCTGGCGGCCTTTATTTCTATGAATGAATTATTTAATGTTGCCACTACGCTTGGATCCAATAATTTTGATGAAATGACCTATTTAATTATTGTAGCGATTTATTATTTAATTCTTGTGGCTATTTTAACGATTGTGGTCAAGGTGCTTGAAACAAGACTTACAGTCAGCGATCGATAG
- a CDS encoding PLP-dependent cysteine synthase family protein, with amino-acid sequence MKYAKNVHELIGNTPLVEITSFPLPEGVRLFAKLEYFNPGGSVKDRLGQYLLKRAFADGKLKEGGTIIEPTAGNTGIGLALAAIQFKVNAIFVVPEKFSMEKQTLMRALGARIVNTPTERGMAGAIAKAKELLDTIPDAFYPGQFQNAANPDTYYESLGPELYKDLDGHIDIFIAGAGSGGTFMGTSRYLKEKIPHIKTVIVEPEGSILNGGKSGPHRTEGIGMEFLPPFMEKSYFDQIYTIPDDVAFARLADAARQEGLLVGSSSGAALEAALREAEQAKPGTNIVTIFADSSERYISSGIYS; translated from the coding sequence ATGAAGTATGCAAAAAATGTACATGAGCTGATTGGAAATACACCCCTTGTAGAAATTACTTCTTTTCCGTTGCCGGAGGGTGTCCGTTTATTTGCAAAACTGGAATATTTTAATCCGGGCGGAAGTGTTAAAGACCGGCTTGGCCAGTACCTTTTAAAAAGGGCTTTTGCGGACGGAAAGCTGAAAGAGGGCGGAACCATTATTGAGCCTACAGCAGGAAATACAGGTATCGGCCTGGCTCTTGCAGCTATTCAGTTCAAGGTAAATGCCATATTTGTTGTCCCCGAAAAGTTCAGTATGGAAAAGCAGACGCTTATGAGAGCACTTGGTGCCAGGATAGTGAATACTCCAACTGAAAGAGGAATGGCTGGAGCGATTGCAAAAGCAAAAGAACTGCTTGATACTATACCTGATGCTTTTTATCCCGGACAATTCCAAAACGCAGCAAATCCGGATACTTATTATGAAAGCCTTGGCCCTGAATTGTATAAGGATCTGGACGGACATATTGATATCTTTATAGCTGGAGCCGGCTCTGGCGGAACATTTATGGGGACATCGCGTTATTTAAAAGAAAAAATTCCCCATATTAAAACGGTCATTGTGGAGCCGGAGGGTTCCATTTTAAATGGAGGAAAATCCGGTCCCCATCGCACAGAGGGGATTGGGATGGAATTTTTGCCTCCATTTATGGAAAAGTCGTATTTTGATCAAATCTATACAATTCCAGATGACGTTGCTTTTGCTAGGCTTGCAGATGCAGCACGTCAAGAAGGCCTGCTGGTTGGAAGTTCCTCGGGTGCTGCATTGGAAGCTGCTTTAAGAGAAGCGGAGCAGGCAAAGCCTGGAACAAACATTGTCACGATTTTTGCTGATAGCAGCGAGCGGTATATCAGCAGCGGTATTTATTCATAG
- a CDS encoding bifunctional cystathionine gamma-lyase/homocysteine desulfhydrase, whose translation MRKKTKFIHGGISRDPYTGAVSTPIYQVSTYKQDGVGNFKYEYSRTGNPTRESLEKLIADIEGGSRGFAFGSGMAAITAVIQLFSAGDHIIATDDVYGGTFRVMTKVLNRFHIEVTFVDTSDLEKVKEAIKPNTKAIYVETPTNPLLKITDLKAIGELSKEKGLKFIVDNTFSTPYWQNPIKLGADIVLHSATKYLGGHSDVVAGLVVVNDEALGNDLHFVQNSTGGILGPQDSWLLIRGIKTLGIRMEEIEQNTLEVVKFLQKHSAVQKIYYPGLAEHPGHEIHKSQSEGFGGMISFTVESEEKALDVVKKVHYFTLAESLGAVESLISVPPLMTHASIPRERRHELGIEDGLIRISVGIEDIEDLLEDLEAALQ comes from the coding sequence TTGCGTAAAAAAACAAAGTTTATTCATGGCGGTATCAGCCGTGATCCTTATACAGGTGCTGTATCAACTCCTATTTATCAAGTTAGTACTTATAAGCAGGATGGAGTCGGCAATTTTAAATACGAATACTCTAGGACGGGAAATCCAACACGTGAGTCCCTTGAAAAGCTTATTGCAGACATTGAAGGCGGAAGCCGCGGATTCGCTTTTGGCTCCGGTATGGCGGCTATTACTGCGGTCATACAGCTCTTTTCTGCAGGTGACCACATCATTGCAACCGATGATGTTTACGGCGGAACATTCCGTGTCATGACAAAGGTTTTAAATCGTTTCCATATAGAAGTTACCTTTGTGGATACAAGTGATTTGGAAAAAGTGAAAGAGGCTATAAAACCTAATACCAAGGCTATCTATGTTGAAACGCCTACGAATCCTTTATTGAAAATTACCGATTTGAAAGCGATTGGCGAATTGTCCAAAGAAAAAGGCTTGAAATTTATCGTGGACAATACCTTCAGTACGCCTTATTGGCAAAACCCGATAAAGCTGGGTGCTGATATTGTTCTTCACAGTGCAACAAAATATCTTGGCGGACATAGTGATGTCGTGGCAGGACTAGTTGTTGTAAATGATGAGGCTTTGGGAAATGATCTTCATTTTGTTCAAAACTCAACAGGCGGAATTCTTGGGCCGCAGGATAGCTGGCTTTTGATTCGCGGAATCAAAACATTGGGAATCCGCATGGAGGAAATTGAACAAAATACGCTTGAAGTGGTTAAATTCCTTCAAAAACACTCTGCTGTCCAAAAGATCTACTATCCGGGTTTAGCAGAGCATCCGGGCCATGAGATTCATAAATCTCAGTCTGAAGGCTTTGGAGGCATGATTTCCTTTACAGTTGAAAGTGAAGAAAAAGCATTAGATGTGGTTAAAAAAGTACATTACTTTACCCTTGCTGAAAGTCTTGGGGCAGTGGAAAGCTTAATTTCCGTCCCTCCTTTAATGACCCATGCATCCATTCCGCGTGAACGCAGGCACGAACTTGGAATTGAAGATGGATTGATCCGTATCTCAGTCGGAATTGAAGATATTGAGGATCTTCTTGAAGATTTAGAGGCTGCATTACAATAG
- the nagE gene encoding N-acetylglucosamine-specific PTS transporter subunit IIBC, with protein sequence MLGFIQRIGKSLMLPIATLPAAALLLRLGQPDLLNIPFIAASGNAIFGNLPVIFAIGIAIGFAKGNNGAAGLAGAIGYFVLSSGATALNKTIDLGVLGGIIAGIVAGLLYNRFHNIKLPDWLAFFGGKRFVPIITAGSMLVLGFIFGYLWPFVQAGINKLGIWIIDAGPWGVAIYGLLNRLLIPLGLHHVLNSFPWFIFGSYKYQGVVYHGDIARFLHHDPTAGHFMTGFFPIMMFGLPAACLAMIAAAKPERRKAVTGMLLGIALTAFVTGVTEPIEFSFMFLSPVLYGIHAVLTAISMALTYVLGIRDGFGFSAGAIDYVLNFKIAEKPLLLLLVGIVYAVIYFVIFYFLIKKLNLKTPGREDEEDLEEEGMESVRGNDKYDIMASHFIQDIGGKGNITNIDNCATRLRLEVKDAGAVDSSALKRHGAKGYMKINNRNIQIIVGTHVEFVAEAMKRNEGNTVPVKDETVVENLSAPVSSESKAEFIMPIDGEIVSLEIVPDDVFSQKMMGDGFAINPSGTVLVSPVNGTVTSVFPTKHAIGITSDEGAEILIHIGVDTVKLNGEGFTAYVSTGDKVKVGQRLVEVDFESLKSKVPSILTPIIFTNAEYVNVLEYKHYKQGEKVKIEYR encoded by the coding sequence ATGCTTGGATTCATACAAAGAATAGGCAAATCATTAATGCTGCCGATTGCAACGTTGCCGGCTGCAGCATTGCTGCTCCGTCTCGGACAGCCTGACTTGCTGAATATCCCTTTTATAGCTGCCTCAGGAAATGCTATATTTGGAAACTTGCCGGTCATCTTTGCTATTGGGATTGCGATTGGCTTCGCGAAAGGCAATAATGGCGCAGCCGGGCTGGCTGGTGCGATTGGATATTTTGTATTGAGCAGCGGAGCAACGGCTCTTAATAAAACCATCGATTTGGGAGTTTTAGGCGGTATTATTGCCGGGATTGTGGCTGGCCTTTTATATAATCGTTTTCATAATATTAAGCTCCCGGATTGGCTCGCTTTTTTCGGGGGAAAACGGTTTGTCCCGATTATTACGGCTGGTTCCATGCTTGTTTTAGGCTTTATATTTGGATATCTATGGCCATTTGTACAGGCAGGAATCAACAAACTGGGTATTTGGATTATTGATGCAGGTCCGTGGGGAGTGGCAATCTACGGACTTTTAAACAGGCTTCTGATTCCACTAGGACTGCACCATGTTCTTAACAGCTTCCCGTGGTTTATCTTTGGAAGCTATAAATATCAAGGAGTAGTTTACCATGGGGATATTGCGCGATTCCTGCATCATGACCCAACTGCAGGGCATTTTATGACGGGCTTTTTCCCAATCATGATGTTTGGCCTTCCAGCCGCATGTTTAGCCATGATTGCAGCTGCTAAGCCGGAACGCAGGAAAGCTGTTACAGGGATGCTTCTCGGAATTGCCTTAACGGCTTTTGTTACAGGAGTAACAGAACCAATTGAGTTCTCTTTCATGTTCTTATCACCTGTTCTATATGGAATTCATGCTGTTTTAACAGCCATTTCAATGGCACTGACCTATGTACTTGGAATTCGAGACGGTTTTGGATTTTCAGCAGGCGCTATTGATTATGTATTAAACTTTAAAATTGCTGAAAAACCGTTACTGCTTCTTTTGGTAGGTATCGTCTATGCAGTTATCTACTTTGTCATTTTCTATTTCCTAATCAAAAAACTGAATTTGAAAACACCTGGACGTGAAGATGAAGAGGATTTGGAAGAAGAAGGAATGGAAAGCGTTAGAGGAAATGATAAGTACGATATTATGGCTTCTCATTTTATTCAGGATATCGGCGGTAAAGGCAACATTACAAACATTGATAACTGTGCAACAAGGCTGCGTCTTGAGGTGAAGGATGCAGGAGCTGTTGACAGTTCGGCTTTAAAACGCCATGGCGCAAAAGGGTATATGAAAATTAATAATCGCAATATACAAATTATCGTGGGGACACATGTTGAGTTTGTCGCGGAGGCCATGAAACGAAATGAGGGAAATACAGTTCCTGTAAAGGATGAAACAGTGGTCGAAAATCTATCCGCACCGGTAAGTTCCGAGTCAAAAGCAGAATTCATCATGCCAATAGATGGTGAAATTGTATCACTCGAGATTGTTCCTGATGATGTTTTCTCCCAAAAAATGATGGGGGATGGTTTTGCGATTAATCCATCCGGCACGGTTCTGGTTTCTCCAGTAAATGGTACCGTTACAAGTGTATTTCCGACCAAGCATGCAATTGGCATTACAAGTGATGAGGGTGCAGAAATATTAATCCATATTGGGGTTGATACGGTAAAACTGAATGGAGAAGGTTTTACAGCGTATGTCAGCACAGGAGATAAGGTGAAAGTCGGCCAGCGCTTGGTAGAGGTTGATTTTGAAAGTTTAAAATCAAAAGTACCTTCAATTTTAACACCTATTATTTTTACAAATGCTGAATATGTGAATGTACTGGAATATAAGCATTATAAGCAAGGGGAAAAGGTGAAGATAGAATACAGGTAA
- a CDS encoding class I SAM-dependent methyltransferase, protein MDTMPSMTDSPLWDRMGETKLEKNYRLDLREKYSEKEYNKYMKKNHVLDWSQLTWKEVGKPFEVKNMSKHRKQWEKENSGSMPVKTSWEYFNKAFHEWFAKDVPKEIQETKTAFLHSLTAFSPADVKMALGEMVKIRLWNFAHRIEDGIWDPRGKRELFSGLDVQKPRILFLGAAEGYEAMQLAAMYPGADIVMVDYDPFCRDVRFGEFPDAYPFLGSNQATGSNKIYYKNDFKVEYIVDDIRSLPFGNEFDIVLSVGLIEHFPDEHKPEAINWHRKFLKPSGYAVMTTPRSQLRSKLYYQIMADVMNHTYRELMTVEQMGMYIYESGFDILSHGYIKVHNAVIAKPR, encoded by the coding sequence ATGGATACTATGCCTTCAATGACAGATTCACCATTGTGGGACCGAATGGGAGAAACCAAGCTTGAAAAAAACTATCGTTTGGATTTACGTGAGAAGTATTCCGAAAAGGAATACAACAAGTATATGAAAAAAAATCATGTACTTGATTGGTCGCAGCTTACTTGGAAGGAAGTAGGGAAACCCTTTGAAGTGAAAAACATGTCAAAGCACCGGAAACAATGGGAAAAGGAAAACAGCGGTTCCATGCCTGTTAAAACATCATGGGAGTATTTTAATAAGGCTTTTCATGAATGGTTTGCAAAGGATGTTCCAAAGGAGATTCAGGAAACGAAAACGGCATTTCTGCATAGTTTGACTGCTTTCAGTCCGGCAGACGTTAAAATGGCACTTGGAGAAATGGTAAAGATACGATTGTGGAATTTTGCCCATAGAATTGAAGACGGTATATGGGACCCGCGAGGCAAAAGAGAGCTATTTTCAGGTTTGGATGTGCAAAAACCGAGAATTCTTTTTCTTGGTGCAGCGGAAGGCTATGAAGCCATGCAGCTTGCAGCCATGTATCCTGGTGCAGACATTGTAATGGTCGACTATGATCCGTTTTGCAGGGATGTCCGATTTGGAGAATTTCCGGACGCATATCCTTTTTTAGGCTCCAATCAGGCTACTGGATCAAATAAAATTTATTATAAGAATGACTTTAAAGTGGAATATATAGTAGATGATATACGCAGCCTTCCTTTTGGAAATGAGTTCGATATTGTTCTCTCTGTTGGATTAATTGAACACTTTCCGGATGAACATAAGCCTGAAGCGATCAATTGGCATCGGAAATTCCTTAAGCCATCGGGCTATGCTGTTATGACAACACCCAGGAGCCAGCTTCGCTCAAAGCTTTATTATCAGATTATGGCTGATGTCATGAATCATACTTATCGTGAACTTATGACGGTAGAGCAAATGGGAATGTATATTTATGAAAGCGGTTTCGATATTTTAAGCCATGGCTATATAAAAGTGCATAATGCAGTCATTGCTAAGCCCAGATAA
- the queF gene encoding preQ(1) synthase, with protein sequence MAGRTEKEGLKDLTLLGNQNTQYSFAYAPEVLESVDNMHPERDYFVKFNCPEFTSLCPITSQPDFATMYISYIPNQKIVESKSLKLYLFSFRNHGDFHEDCVNIIMNDLIKLLDPRYIEVWGKFTPRGGISIDPYCNYGKPGTKYEKMADHRLMNHDMYPEKVDNR encoded by the coding sequence ATGGCAGGAAGAACAGAAAAAGAAGGATTAAAGGATTTAACATTGTTAGGGAATCAAAATACTCAATATTCTTTTGCATATGCTCCGGAAGTATTGGAATCAGTAGATAATATGCATCCTGAGCGGGACTACTTTGTAAAGTTTAACTGTCCGGAATTCACAAGCCTGTGTCCAATTACGAGCCAGCCTGACTTTGCGACAATGTATATCAGCTATATCCCAAATCAAAAAATTGTGGAAAGCAAGTCCTTAAAGCTGTATTTATTTAGTTTCCGCAATCATGGCGATTTTCACGAGGACTGTGTAAATATCATTATGAACGATTTAATTAAGCTGCTTGACCCCCGTTATATTGAAGTATGGGGTAAGTTCACTCCTCGTGGGGGTATTTCCATCGATCCGTATTGCAATTATGGAAAGCCAGGTACAAAATACGAGAAGATGGCGGATCACAGGTTAATGAATCACGATATGTATCCAGAAAAAGTGGACAATCGTTAA
- a CDS encoding amino acid ABC transporter ATP-binding protein: MEQREMISVENLNKSFGNLHVLKGIDMCVNESDVVCLIGSSGSGKSTLLRCLNFLEKKDAGKIILEGKEVTPATHNINEVRQTVGMVFQHFNLFPHKTVLENIIEAPIMVKRLPKKQAVTEAKVLLQKVGLEDKADVYPSKLSGGQKQRVAIARALAMKPSVMLFDEPTSALDPELVGEVLNTMKELAEDGMTMIIVTHEMGFAREVADRIVFMDGGEILEQGTPEEFFDHPQEERTKEFLATTVLK, translated from the coding sequence ATGGAACAAAGAGAAATGATTTCCGTAGAAAATTTAAATAAATCTTTTGGCAATCTTCATGTTCTAAAAGGAATAGATATGTGTGTGAATGAAAGCGATGTGGTTTGTTTAATAGGATCAAGCGGATCGGGAAAAAGCACCCTTCTTCGCTGCTTGAATTTCTTAGAAAAAAAGGATGCGGGCAAAATTATACTGGAAGGAAAGGAAGTCACTCCTGCTACCCATAATATCAATGAAGTCAGACAAACAGTGGGAATGGTGTTCCAGCATTTCAATCTTTTTCCTCATAAAACAGTTCTTGAAAATATTATAGAAGCACCTATTATGGTGAAACGGCTTCCCAAAAAGCAGGCAGTAACCGAAGCAAAGGTGCTTTTGCAAAAAGTCGGGCTCGAAGACAAAGCAGATGTATATCCCAGCAAGCTTTCTGGTGGACAAAAGCAAAGGGTTGCGATTGCAAGAGCACTTGCGATGAAACCCAGTGTCATGCTTTTTGACGAGCCTACCTCCGCTCTTGATCCAGAGCTTGTTGGCGAGGTGCTCAATACGATGAAGGAATTGGCTGAAGACGGTATGACCATGATTATCGTCACACACGAAATGGGGTTTGCACGTGAAGTGGCAGATCGGATTGTTTTTATGGACGGCGGTGAAATCCTGGAGCAGGGAACGCCAGAGGAATTCTTTGATCATCCCCAAGAAGAACGTACAAAAGAATTCCTTGCCACTACTGTGCTCAAATAA